A stretch of DNA from Anopheles ziemanni chromosome 3, idAnoZiCoDA_A2_x.2, whole genome shotgun sequence:
gtaACTCCCATGGTTTCTTCGTTATGTTCGTCAAAAATGTTGCGAGAAAACAATACAGTAACATGTTCACTCAATCATGCTAaatcgaaaaaagtaaaactgtTACATGAATGGGATTTATTAACTTCCCTAGCTGGTTCCAATCGTCTTTTCCGATAGATCGAAAAAGATATTCCGATCGTTGTTCACAGTACCACATCCTTTGGTGATCAGCATAGCATTTGtttaaagaattttaaaaaaaacggggcATATACCTTTTTCGtagatttaaaatattcaaactagTAATGTGGAAAGTACTTTTTTTCAGCGATCGATCTCgtggaaaattgtgaaatttggTAGCTAACAAGTAGTTCAACTCTCCACTGTAATCGGCGGTACACACCTGAAGTATTCTGGCATCTTGAACCCTCGGGTACCGTTCCGAACTGGAGAGTGATGTGATGATTCCGTTACGTTGCTCATGCTGTAACTATAAACAAGTAAAAGCCGATAAGTTGTACTAAGTTATAATATCTAACTATACTCTTAACAATTGCATTCCTTTGATGCACATACCTTCTTGAGAAGTCCGAACTGAAGTATTCAtccttgttgctgttgttatgCTGCCCAACCTTCTCAATGGCCGATATTTCGCATGGAATGTTCGACATGTCGCTCTTCCGGCTCGACACACCGGAATCTTCAGTGTAGTTGCGATGCATCTTTTTGGAAACCTttcgcaagaaaaaaaagcatactTAAGTTTAGCTGGAAATGGGAAGAGTTAAAAAGATACTTACCATTAAACATTCAAAGGGATCCTTTTCCGACGTTGTACCGCGTATCTCGTCCATCCGATTGGTACTTTCGATGTTTTCCTTCTCATCCGCCAGGGTTTCCTCTTTCACCACCACTATGGGTACATTCTTCACAGATTCGTAGCTTCCCTCTTCGCTGGTTGTTTTCACATCCTCACTGGAATTGCACGTATAATACGCCGACGAATCGAACCGTTCTTCCACAACCGTAGCCTCGGTGGCCCGTACTTTCACATCCTCGAATGAGCTGATGTTTTGTTCGGCCGAAAAAAACGGACTGACGCCGGAGATTTTGGTGTCGTTCTGTTGCCGATCGCGATCAAACGAACAATCGGACTCCTGGTCGGATGTCTGCTCCCGTATAGGAGCGTTGGTAGGGTAGGAGGCGATTGCATCGGCCCCGATACGTTTGTCGTGCGATCCGAAAGAAAGATGCGACGTCAGCGAAAGCAACTGGCCGGGTGTCCGTGCGTTCAGGTTTGGCGAGCAGTTGATCAGGTCGGATATCTCCAGATCCCTTCGCATTTCGATGCGGCTGAGACCAAAGTCGGTTAGCTTAACGTGTCCGGAAGCTGCCACCAACATGTTGTCCGGTTTGATGTCCCGATGTACGATACCGTGGCCATGCAAATACTGCAATGCCAGACAGATTTCGGCTGCATAAAACCGGGCCGTTGGCTCGTCGAAGAAACCGTACATAGTCAGCAACGACTTGAGATCCCCGCCAACCATGTACTCCATTACCAGGTACACCGACGACAGGGTTTGCAGGGAATAGTATAGCGTCACGCAGAACGGACTGCGCGACAGGGCCAACGCGTTTCGCTCCGTAATCACCTGCGACACCATGTTTTTGTTGATCATTTCCGTCTTCTTCATAACCTTTATGGCGTACAGCTGCTTCTGGTCGCTCTTCTTATAACCTAGAAATACTTTCCCGAACGCACCGCGGCTTATTGGTTTCAGGATACTGAAGTCCTTAATCGTTGGCAGCTGATGCAAGAGAAATCAAAACATCGTCCATAACGTAAAGAAACAGGCGGAATTTGTGCTTGCGATACTTACCTTTGGACTGACCGTCCCGTTCGGTGCAGTGAAATTCTCCAACGTGCGGAAGATGGAATCATTTCCCATCGTGCTGTTGTTGCCGCTGCCACATGATCCAAGCGGTATTGatactttcttttttggcGTGGTTTGATGATCATGCATCACGTAATTATCCTTTCTGCTAACGGATTCTGCTTGAGCCATGGTAAACACGAATTTCGTAGCCACAAAGATTATGGCATGACGATGTAAGTTAACTTGATGTAGGTCCGTACTATCTGATTGACCAAATTAAATTCCAACGGCACGTTTTGATCGTTTATATTCGATTGTGGCGGTTCAACGATTTCAAGCCGTTCCGGCATCACTAGTGTTGGCAGTACATTTAGGATTCGGAAGATCCAAACATTCCTTCCATTTGCGGATTCCAAAGGATTGAATCTCTTTTGACGGATCCGGATTAGATTCCTTCGCATTGAAGCactcaaaataaaatagactAACTATCACCATTGATAGAAAAACCTACGCAAGATCATTGAATGAACACACATTTTAATTCAATGCTACATCAGATTAGCATTTAAGAAATCGCACGTCCAAAATTTGGCCTAATTTTTCGTActggcttgaaaatcattgaGAACAATCAACCACAATAATGACTACCTTGGGAATTTAATGCCTGAAAAACATTCATTAGTCCTCTATTGTTTTGGCCCGTTGGacggttttaatttaaatgctaTGGATAACACTGTCTTATATGTtcttgaaagaaaataaatcatactcGCCTCGGATCAttgattttttaacaaaaatcttCCGCGTGCGGTGCATGATATGACGATTCGGATTTGGTGACCCGGATCTTGGAGtggaatcgaaagattcaacTCCCTGCAAGGATTTCATTATTCCATCACTAAGCATGACACACGACACTGACAGCAGGGTTGcctgaaaaagcaaaacagtttCTTTATGGCCAAGGTTAGTTGAACACCTTGgtcaaaatttgaaataatcgGTGAAATAgccaatttataaatatttgtttatcttcTCATCCAgttgtaaaaatatattcGTCAGATGAAAGATCTTTTTATGATGAATAACCTTTTcagcaaaatgtttttatgttaTGATTTACCTTTCAATCAACATCGCCAAGCAGTCCTCATTTGTTGAACgcgaaacaaaaccattaGGCAGCTACACGAGCAGCTGCgctgcaaaaatgaaaaatctctTCTTTGCGCCAAGCAGAGCGGGGAAAGCTTTCATAgatcaaatgattttattcacACGTCGGTGCAATTTACATACACAGTTTACAGCTAGGTTTTTGCTACTGCGAATCACAGATCTCTCCATACAAGTCGACGCGTATGTTTTGGTTCTGATTTCCGCTAACATTAACATTGATCGATATGTTTTAATCATATGTactttttttaagaaaaattgtATACGTTTTTATATGCCTTATGTTTTGATCACACAGTTTTGACTCTCAAGCGCATTTTTGATAGCGGTTAAGCTCATAGttgttgggaaaaataaagtaagtCATATATACTTTTACACGTTTGCTGAATAAACCTTATACCTATCCATTGGACTATGCCagttacaaaaaaatatttaatcaatttttatgtattttaatgACAAACATCCTACGGTTAATCTCTGTTTAATGTCGAAACCGGACTAATCGGTAATATTACAAGTATAATTGATGCAttctaaaatatttacatttgcCGCAAAACCCTATAGTGTCTGCAAGGAATGATTTCCCTTTTGTTGGAATATTTGAATTGCCccattgttttgaattttgatttccattttctGTTGGATTCACAAGAAATGTTTTAGTGGAAAGTAAAGCATAAAATCTTGCGAAGCATCATAAAACACTCTAAACCTGGagattaaattttgaaatattatcaaatgGTATCGAATATGTAAAGCCTTCACGTGAATGACGTTTTATGGTGTAGTTTTAAGTACAATGGTTCTAAATGTTACAATTCGATTGGTTCTTTTGTATAATAACTTTACCTCTAAAGATGGTAGTTGCTACAGTTACACTATCAAGGCAATGGCTTGGTGCAGGGATGCAggacaaacatgtttgtatGTAATTTTAAGTGCTAGCTAAAATCTCGCCTACCCACGAGCTATCACTTTAACAGCTCCTCAACGCTGCACATCTCGAAGCATTACCGTACAGCGTCGCACGATGTGGTAGGGATTCCTTAAATGACCGAATTCCAGTGGTTGACCGGTTGGTTGGCGATGGATGTacccaacagcagcagaaccAGCGGAACCAACATGCCCGACGTCACGAGCATAACCGTTCCGCTGCAGTGGCGCTCGTGTTTGTTCTCGAAAAAGTCCGCCTCTTCGTCGCACAGGCACACTTTATAGGTACCGTTTCCGTTACTGTTCAGCATGCTACTGGTGAGGAAGGTTTTGCTCGTCACGAGTGTCGTCGTCGGTTTGGTGCCGTTCTCGATGGCGCACATCATACCGTAGTCGCACTGGAGTGATTCCGCACACAGGTGGCGTAGCCCTGCGTAAGAACGGTTCAAGCAGAGTTGTATAAGCAAGTTATCTACTctctcaatttaaaaaacaatcaaacaaaccgACCCGGGAATAAAGAGATAttaaagcaaagaaaatagCATCACGTGGGCAGCTTGAAAAAGCATCTTGTGTGCAAAGGTTTATCCGATAATAACCACTTTATTACCGATGCTATCATTTGAGTGGGTCATGGAAAAAACTAAGGTCAGAATACTAACAGGAACTATTCAATCACGTGCTTTCTTGCCGACCAGGTGCTAACGTTTTACATACAAGTAGAACAAATTGCACATGGCTTTTGTGACATTCGAGTGTACATCATAAGTAAAATGTCAAAACCTACTACTTCTTGGTCAATTTCAACGCGGTTCGCATAAGAAACACTGGTCTCTATGTTTCTTCTGCGAAGAATATCGAAAACCGCACATAGCACGCAACTGCATGCTTAATATGATTACCTTGTCGGCACTCTACACCAAGTTATCTTTAAAATCAAGCCTTACGGTGGCCAGAACATCAGGTACATGTCTGCCAAACCACGCTTACCTAGAGGAAAACGGAAGCTTTCGACTAATTTATAGTTCAAACGCTACTCCTCCAGTAGCATGGTACTCCCACTGGGCCGGAGAAaacttcatttattttccaaactaacacacacatacacatctcTCGACTGCTCAAGTCCTTTCTTCCTGCACGATCTGTTgcatgttttcccttttgttggTGGGTGAAGACTTGAAAGCGTGCTCCTTCAGTTAGAATTCTAGTTTTTGTGCGCTTCTCCAAATCTGTGCATATTACATCGTACAAACAAGCGCATTAAATGCTACTGGACTTCCGGGGAGCCGGACATACTTACCCTTGAATTTGGCCGTACACAATCCGTTGACCGGTGCCTTGAAATCACCGCACAGGCACCGCATGCGATCATCGGTCGGATCGATTACGCAGCTCGTGTTCTGTATCGTACTACAGTCCCCATGATTGGAGCAGCTTTTCGCCACCACTGTGGATAGAGAGTGGAAATGATCAGATAGAGAGGCTATGAAGGCAATGTTTCTGCTACAATAATTGGAAAAGTCCCAAACGGAAACCACGAGCAAGTGGTTATTATCGAAAATATACACTCACAATCGCATAAACTGTAGATTTTAAAATCTTTAACAACGTTAGTTACAAGAAAAGCGATGCACACGTGATGATAAatcaaaatgcttcagactataATTCCAAACGCAAGGACACGACAACCTAAACCGATCTGGGAGTGAACGGAGCAGCAAAAGAAGGGTTAAAGTCAAGTACACTTGGCGTCCATTTGCTTCCCAAATAGTACTGAACGAGTGCACTTCACGTGCCTAGGCACAATTACGCTCCTGACAAAATCTAAACGAACATCGCGCTCGACGGTAGGAGTGATCcaagaaaactgaaaaacatgCTGCCTGCTTTCGTTGAATTAAACTCTCTGCCCCGGTGaacccctttttctttttcattttcactttttcgtgcaagcatttcattttcgttgCCCTTTGAGCTTCTTTGAGCAGTTTGAAGTACTCGCTTTGTTGTGCTGTCGAAACggggatttgaaaaatggtCCATAGAGACTAGCCTTTATAATGATTTAACTCTGTTGATGACAACCGTCGATAACGGTACGACTAGCGTAGTGTGTGATCCTCCGTAGCTGAACACGGCCATATTCCATCGGTATCCCAACGGTATGATTTTGATAGGAGCCCAAATTATCCCTCATTATGTGCAACAAGCTGAATGAAGATTGCCTCGTGGGCATTAGAGGGTCAACACGCTTCAGTCGAAAATTACTATGAAAAGCATATACGCCGCAGGTTATTTTTATGAACTGCATTT
This window harbors:
- the LOC131288681 gene encoding uncharacterized protein LOC131288681; this translates as MGPLKQMTHCGSISALFAVLIALFGVSSSALTTFGKSNTNQQAAPTPPPVVAKSCSNHGDCSTIQNTSCVIDPTDDRMRCLCGDFKAPVNGLCTAKFKGLRHLCAESLQCDYGMMCAIENGTKPTTTLVTSKTFLTSSMLNSNGNGTYKVCLCDEEADFFENKHERHCSGTVMLVTSGMLVPLVLLLLGTSIANQPVNHWNSVI
- the LOC131289382 gene encoding serine/threonine-protein kinase greatwall; this encodes MAQAESVSRKDNYVMHDHQTTPKKKVSIPLGSCGSGNNSTMGNDSIFRTLENFTAPNGTVSPKLPTIKDFSILKPISRGAFGKVFLGYKKSDQKQLYAIKVMKKTEMINKNMVSQVITERNALALSRSPFCVTLYYSLQTLSSVYLVMEYMVGGDLKSLLTMYGFFDEPTARFYAAEICLALQYLHGHGIVHRDIKPDNMLVAASGHVKLTDFGLSRIEMRRDLEISDLINCSPNLNARTPGQLLSLTSHLSFGSHDKRIGADAIASYPTNAPIREQTSDQESDCSFDRDRQQNDTKISGVSPFFSAEQNISSFEDVKVRATEATVVEERFDSSAYYTCNSSEDVKTTSEEGSYESVKNVPIVVVKEETLADEKENIESTNRMDEIRGTTSEKDPFECLMVSKKMHRNYTEDSGVSSRKSDMSNIPCEISAIEKVGQHNNSNKDEYFSSDFSRSYSMSNVTESSHHSPVRNGTRGFKMPEYFRGIKRGRQLMSRVDSLASDVDGSSVASTGLTQEIDVLDICGDVHRSTPKKRKATSPIKGVLKVRSLSDDEMQTNENVIANVMFSTPVSSQKMRREGGQLGKLKSTRFQLPSSIEQSRKAKEYSEALPPPPQFIKMPDESVMSPICTGNATTTTCDSTAGGCGADGSVLAAVENTPKAVKTPFRTPKSVRRAPIASDERILGTPDYLAPELLLQQGHGPAVDWWALGVCLYEFLTGVPPFNDETPQKVFENILGRVIEWPTDDEELSPEAVGAVEQLLEMDQLKRPAAEQMQRMAFFATIDWKNMSLLTPPFVPNPDDPQDTGYFEARNVLQHLKMSNFDMDAY